ctatggaccctgATCCACCTttcaaggtggacccgggtctatgttcacaaatttagaactctatgttcacaaatttaaaaattttacgttCACAactttagatctcaatatacaaaattacattactcaatattcacaacttttgaactctatattcacaattttgttatatagattcaaaaattgtgttataatgttgaacatagagttttgatacgGTTAaacataaagttatgaaattgtgagcgtaaggctatgaaattgtgaaatgaaattatgaaattgtgaacatgaaggtATAAAACTGTGAAAatggagttataaaattgtgaacatgggattatttatcaaattatgaacatagagttatgaaattgtaaacttagacccgggtccaccttgtaaggtggacccgagtccatggcataacaacccggTAAACTCCATCTCCAGCCGGTTGTATAGTGACGTGGACTCCTACGTGGCaccctttttttcattttcattcgtGAATCTCAGATTTTTGCACGTGttcttttgattttgaatttattttcttaGTGTTCATGTTTTGGGTTTCTTCTCCGGCGACCATCCACCTCCGCGACGGTCTCTCATCTGGAGTCTACTAGGTCCTGGTGGTTCATAGCGGAGCTCCCCGGCTTCACTCACTGGTAGTCTGCCGCCAGGGTGTTGGTGTTTGCTGTTAGGGTCCTCTTTCATATACTGGTTCATCATTCATTCACTTCTCCAACCAGCTTCTTCatagagagagggggggggggggggggNNNNNNNNNNNNNNNNNNNNNNNNNNNNNNNNNNNNNNNNNNNNNNNNNNNNNNNNNNNNNNNNNNNNNNNNNNNNNNNNNNNNNNNNNNNNNNNNNNNNNNNNNNNNNNNNNNNNNNNNNNNNNNNNNNNNNNNNNNNNNNNNNNNNNNNNNNNNNNNNNNNNNNNNNNNNNNNNNNNNNNNNNNNNNNNNNNNNNNNNNNNNNNNNNNNNNNNNNNNNNNNNNNNNNNNNNNNNNNNNNNNNNNNNNNNNNNNNNaaattggggggggggggggggggggggggggggggggggggggggggggggggggggggggggggggggggggagctATTCCTCCGACGGTGCTTCTCTCTCCGACTAGTCTGGTATCCACCGTGGAAGCGGTCTTTTTGTCTTGGTGGACTGGTCAACAAGAGAAAATCGTGCCTTGTAGCTCTGGTTTGGAGGATAATCGATGTATATTGCCGACTAATATTTTGGAAGGGATCATCGCCTATACCTTGCTGTTTTTACAAAGGTTATGGAGAAAATCACCAGAAAACTATAAGAGATTTTGTCTACAAGCTTAGGTCAGTGTTTCTTCGTACTTCAATTACCAGAGGATCATCGCCTTTTGGAAGGGACCATTGTCTAGTACTCTCTTGCTTTAACTTATGGTTATATCATTGAGTTTTTCTTTGGGTTTAGTTATCATCTTTTTCATTCGTCTTCTTTGCACTGTTCGTGTTTTTTTTATGGGTTTCTCTTTCATTGGCTAAGTCTAGGACAGTCTATCTATCAGTGTCTGTGTCCAGAACAACCATTTTTATTTGGCTTGGTTGAGTCTAGCATGGCCAATTGCATGTTTCTTTGATCTCTAGTCGCTGGTAAATTTTCTACGACAAAGTTGTTTATTTGTTCGATGCATGGCTTTAGTTTTTACAGGTAGGGGTATTTTGTTAAGTATTATctaaagaagaataagaaggATAACAGCAGgtgggagaaagaagaagaCACGTTGTTAGGaatacaaatgaaaaaaaaaaaaaaaagaaagaaagaaagaaaagccaCATAGGAGTCCACGTCACTAGATAACCGGTCGGAGATGGAGTTTACCTGCTAGCAGGTAAAATTGCAAATATTTTACttgttcaatgacctaattacaacttttttttttgttcagtggcCCAATTGCATTTTTAGGTTTCGTTCAGTGaccaatttgacccttattccaaataataataataatgcggAAAATTGCTGTTGTGCgcaaagaaaaagacaaaaagatttaaaaaaagagggggggagggggggagggggggaggTGTGCACAAACTACATGATTCAAACCCTtagggctcgtttggttcgcggaaaatatttgaagggaagtggaagtgaaattccgtggaaaagtagttaccaggaagataaattatgttgtttggttggtggaaaagaagttacttggaaaataaattctgttgtttggttggaataaAAGAGTAtgggaataatgagtataaagacatATATACCCTTATGTATTAATAacgataataaaattaataataaattttgtttcaattttgggcccaattagtatttttttgaaagattatTGGGCCAAATCTTTAGGTTTTCTACTTTCTTTGTTCTTTATCCGTCTTCTCCATCCTCTTTTGAATCATTCTCCAGTTTGTGTTGCGCTAATCTCCAGTCGGCAGAGCCAGAGAGGTAGAAACCATAGGGCCGGCGGCGTCGCTGTCGAGGGCTCACGGCAGAGAAGGAAGCAGTCGGCCAGAGAGGCGGAGGCGGAAGCGGAAGCAGTCGGAAGATCCAGAGGCGGAGGCGGCGGCGTGGACTCGCGGCGGAGGCTGAGGTACGACGGAGTGAGGCGGAGGCGACCAGCGAGTTGCAAACGGTCGGCACCGAgcagaggaggaagaagaaaacaagggtaaaatagtcttcACAAACAAAATTTCTCCCCAACGCCACCGGAAAATAAAATCCCAGGGTATAGCTCGGattttattttcctcaaaaatgagGAATTGAAGTTCCACCGGAAAACAAATTCCGGTGAACCAAACAAGAGAAAAAAGCAATTTCGGAACCCACCTCCCGTGGAAAAGCACTTCCTGTAAACTTCCTGCGaaccaaacatagccttaatcTCCAATATGAAACACTATGGGCACACATTTCTACAAAACTGTGGATGAATTTGGGTACAATATTTGCTGGTATATGCGCATGAATGGCAGTGTCCTGTTAATACAAAATGTTAGCATTTATAATAGAGAATGTATCTAAGAACATGTTCTGCTATTAATCTCTATGACTAATAGAGAATGTATCTAAGAACATGTTCTGCTATTAATCTCTATGActaatatgattaattttatgCAAATTAAGAGGTAAAAACACAAAATTGTTGGTCGTGTAAGACCAATTCTTTACTCTTTATGTCGGAAGACCCTTTCTTTTCCATGACCATGTATGTACGAATAACCCTAACCTTCGTTGCACTTCTGTTCTTGAAGGTAAACAATTCGTTGGCAAGACAGTACATTCTCATATTCGATGAAGGGAAATGCGAATGGATCGAAAGATTGAAAATTCAGAATGTTTTAGAACGATAATGAAGCTGCAATATATAATGTGATCCCAAATATAAGTGTGAAATTGACAGACTTCTAGATGTacaataattgttttttaattctGGGTGCTGTTTAAATGGACTTTACTCGGATGCCGAATCGTTGTAAACGATTCGATTTCCCAAAGCACTCTAGATGATTTCTTCTAGATAGTGCTGCCATATTTATCAACTCGGTTGCCGAATCGTTGTAAACGATTCGATTTCCCAAAGCACTCTAGATGATTTCGTCTAGATAATGCTGTCATATTTATCTCTATTAaaaatcttttttaaaaaaaaaaaaatcattaacgTTGTTACCTTTCCGATTTCGAGCGCCAAATCATTAACTTTTTTACCTTTCCGACTTCGACCGCCTTTTTTTGGATTAGGAACGTTCATCCTGAAACGTCGCCGTTTTTGTATGGGCAGGAATTTTGGCCAAAGTGCATTAACTGCTCTTCTTATGGCTTTTTTATAATAGAGATTGTAATGCTATTATAAATGGATTGGAGATGCCTTAACAAgacaattacaattaaatatatacggTCATTTCACAATTGCCCCACAAATAGGAGAATTAGATACAACAACCTTACCACGCCATGCTTCGTGACTGGGCCTTGCTTAATCGAGACCGAGACCGAGGCCTAGGTAGCCTAGGGTCGAGGGTGACCTTGGCGGCCTAGGATTGAGCCCTGTTAGTCTTGACACCTGAGACTGAGTATGAGACTTGACTTAGGGATCTCGGACTCAACCGAACTCGTCTTGTTACGTTCTAATATATCCATTAATAAAGAAATGGAAACAAACAAAAGGCAAATAAAGAAATTACGTAAGGAGCAGATTGCAATTAACTCTTGTTCATACTTTACTACGTATACGTAtcgctttttatttttatatttttcttttcggTTTCGGCAATAATTATTTCTTGGAGAGAAATTCAGTtccctttttatatttatataataaaccccccccccccccccatttcGGTGTCTCCTCAAATTGCTGTCCTAAAACCCTAACTAAATCTCCCATTTTCCTTACAGTTCTCAACGACCATGGGTAGCCAACAAGCTGTTTCATTTCTCACAAACATCGCTCGCGCCGCCTTCGGCCTCGGAGTCGGCGCGACGGTGCTCAACTCCTCGATGTACACCGTTGACGGCGGCCAACGCGCCGTGCTTTTCGATCGGTTCCGCGGAGTGATCGACGAGACCGTCGGCGAGGGGACCCACTTTCTGGTGCCATGGCTTCAGAAGCCTTTCATCTTCGACATTCGCACCAGGCCCCACACTTTCTCCTCTGTCTCAGGGACAAAGGATTTGCAGATGGTGAACCTCACTCTCCGGGTGCTCTCTCGCCCTCAGGTCGCTCGCCTCTCCGACATTTTCAAAACCCTAGGTCTCGAGTACGACGAGAAGGTCCTCCCCTCGATCGGCAACGAGGTTTTGAAGGCAGTGGTCGCGCAGTTCAATGCGGACCAGCTGCTCACTGAGCGTCCCCAGGTCTCTGCTTTGGTTCGGGAGAGCTTGATTCGCCGCGCCAAGGATTTCAATATTGAACTGGATGATGTTGCGATAACGCACTTGTCTTATGGTCCGGAGTTCTCGAAGGCTGTGGAGCAGAAACAGGTGGCACAACAGGAAGCTGAGCGGTCTAAGTTCGTTGTGATGAAGGCTGAGCAGGAGCGTAGGGCTGCTATTGTTCGGGCAGAGGGAGAGAGCGAGTCTGCCAAGTTGATTTCAGATGCTACTGCGGCAGCTGGCATGGGGTTAATAGAGCTCAGGAGGATCGAGGCCTCAAAGGAGATCGCAGCCACCTTGGCCAAGACTCCTAATATTCAGTACTTGCCTAAAGGCAACAATTTGCTCCTTGGGCTCAATCGTTGAGCAGGtgattttccttattttctgtgttttaaattactttttggtATGCTTTCTCAGTATTCATTCTGGATTTCACTCATTTTGGTGTAAACTTATTGAATAGAAAATTTAAGACATTGGGATGAGAAAATAAATGAGGGATAGAGGTTGAGTGATTAAAGCGAAATTCTTGCATTGTAGATTAAGGCAAAGGTGTAACCATTTTCTCTTGGATACTTAATAGTATCCTTCTTGACAAGCTATTCATACTGGCCTAAATCCTGTtcttattttatgagttaatgcTTTATCATTTacatatactagttttatagcTAGGATTCACTTGATCTTTAACCAATCCATGCCCCTTCTTGTACTTGGTATTGTCAATATAAGAATGAGCTGTGCACCTCCATAGTATATGAATGTTTAGGATATTTCATTTTCCTACAGCATGCACCTTGTTTAATGATTCTCCGAGTCCACATTGAGCTGCCTGATTTGTATCTAGCTAAAAATCTATGCCATTGAGGGAACCTTCAAgactaaactttttttttttgtcctgcATCTTGCTTCTTTGTTGAAATCAGTTTATGCACCTGGGTTACAAATCCATGATAAATGTATGAAGATGTCGTTGTTTTTGTAATTGATGTAATTATTTGTTTCAGTTTGATCTGGGTTGTGAGATGAACATGTTTGTTCC
This portion of the Ipomoea triloba cultivar NCNSP0323 chromosome 5, ASM357664v1 genome encodes:
- the LOC116020864 gene encoding prohibitin-3, mitochondrial-like, producing the protein MGSQQAVSFLTNIARAAFGLGVGATVLNSSMYTVDGGQRAVLFDRFRGVIDETVGEGTHFLVPWLQKPFIFDIRTRPHTFSSVSGTKDLQMVNLTLRVLSRPQVARLSDIFKTLGLEYDEKVLPSIGNEVLKAVVAQFNADQLLTERPQVSALVRESLIRRAKDFNIELDDVAITHLSYGPEFSKAVEQKQVAQQEAERSKFVVMKAEQERRAAIVRAEGESESAKLISDATAAAGMGLIELRRIEASKEIAATLAKTPNIQYLPKGNNLLLGLNR